AAATTACAAGATCAACTCCCTCCCTTTGCCAATGAAGTCGCCTATCAATTTATTGAAGAAGAATTAGGCGATCGCCCAGAAAATATCTATGCTGAATTAAGCCCTGAACCCTTAGCAGCCGCCTCTTTAGGACAAGTTTATAAAGGTAAATTAAAAACTGGGGAAGTTGTCGCGGTCAAAGTCCAGCGTCCGGGGTTATCTGAAAGCATTGCCCTCGATATTTATATTTTACGAACCTTAGCACAATGGGCTAAGAAAACCTTTAAGTTTATCCGTAGTGATTTAGTCGCCATTATGGATGAATTTGGGGGTCGCATTTATGAAGAAATGGACTACAACCATGAAGGACGAAATGCGGAACGATTTCGACAACTTTACGGCAATATTCAGGATATTTATGTGCCTCGAATTTATTGGGAATATACGGGACGCCGTGTATTAACAATGGAGTGGATCAACGGTTCTAAATTAACCAATTTAGAAGAAGTTGCAGCCCAAGGCATTGATGCCCGTTACTTAATTGAAGTTGGGGTGCAATGTTCTTTAAGACAATTATTAGAACATGGGTTTTTCCATGCCGATCCCCATCCAGGTAATTTATTAGCCAGCCCTGAAGGTAAGTTAGTTTATCTGGATTTTGGCATGATGAGCGAGGTTAAACCCTATCAACGCTATGGGTTATTAGAAGCCGTTGTGCATTTAGTGAATCGAGATTTTGAAGGGTTAGCTAAAGATTATGTCAAGTTGGAATTTTTAACGCCCGATACCGATTTAACACCGATTGTTCCGGCTTTAGAAAAAGTATTTAGTAATGCGTTAGGAGCGAGTGTTGCTGAATTGAATTTTAAGAGTATTACGGATCAACTCTCGGAATTAATGTATGATTATCCATTCCGCGTTCCGGCATACTATGCGTTAATTATTCGATCTTTAGTAACATTAGAAGGCATTGCTATTAATGTTGATCCGAACTTTAAAGTTTTAAGTAAAGCTTATCCTTATGTAGCCAAACGATTGTTAACTGATCCTTCCGTTGAATTAAGAACGTCCTTGAAAGATTTATTGTTTAAAGAGGGTTCATTCCGATGGAATCGATTAGAAAATTTACTCAAGAATGCTCGAAATAGTGATGATTATGATATTAATGAAGTGTTAAATCAAACCCTAGACTTTTTATTCTCAGAACGGGGAGAATTTATTCGGGAACAGTTAGGCAATGAGTTTGTTAAAAGTATTGATGTTGCTTCTCGTAATGCGTTAACGACGGCTCAATCTAAAGTCGCCGAATGGATGGGGGTGAAACTGGTTTCTACTCCTGCAAAAGAACCTCAAGTCACCTCCACTCAAAATAATTTAGAACATATTCAACGCATTGTGAGTATTCTTCAAGAAACGAAAGGGTTTGATCCGATGCTATTAGTGCAGCGTGTTCCGAGTTTAATTGTTAAACCGGAAGTCCGACAGTTGAGTCAAAAAGTAGCTGGAGAATTAGCCCAACGAGCTGCCGCCAGACTGATTCGAGAGTTATTTTTATCTTCTGATCCTTTAATTTCTGAGGATACTAAACTGGAACCTCCTGTTGAACGAAATGGACATTCTACTCAGAACAAATCTACCTCTCAACAGCCTTTATCTTTACCCCCCAGTCGTTACTCGTAGGCTGCGTTAATACACAAAAAAACCGGGTTTTCTCAGTAGCGTAAACTCAAAAACCCGGTTCGAGATTATCTCTTTTAAATTAAACATCAGTTAATCTAAAGCATCCTTAAGTGCAGTCCTTGCTGCTAAATGATTACGGGTTGATGTTAAAATCTCCACTTCCCGTTCCAAACGTGCGACAGTATTTTGCATCTCTAATAGGGTTTGTTGTTCTGTTGCGACTCCATAGAGATTACTCGCAACCCAATAGGAAAGTTCCGTCGGTAAATCAGGAATATCATCAGGAAGCTCAATATTTTGTTCCATCAACTTTCCTGAAAGATGAACCACATCGCGCAACAAACGCTCTACTTCCGTTGCTAAAGGTCTTAAATCCTGTTGGGGGGGTTCATCTTCGATCCATTCTACTAAACCCACCAAATAAGGTTTTTCCCGAACCGCTTCTAATACCCGAAACCGTTGCTGTCCTAACGTCAGCATTTTAATTCGATCATCCGGTAAACGTTGGTATTGGACAATTTCGGCACAGCAACCCACGGAAGCGACTTGACCTTGATTCGGATCAAACATCAATACCCCAAAACGGCGATCCGTATTAAGGATGGTACTCATCATAATCCGATAGCGAAACTCAAAAATATGCAGGGGTAACGGTCTACCTGGAAATAAAACCACTTCCGGTAGAGGAAATAGAGGAAGCTCTCGAACAGCAATTGAGGAAAAGGATGCCATTGTCCGTTAAATAAAACCTATTCACAACGACGCATAACAAAACAAATCTAGTGGTGATAGAGTTTCATGCTAACTTCCTGCTTGATTCTGGTGATGTCGGCATCATCCAGTCCACAGACGAACACGGTCTAACCGACCACTTATAGATAATACTCAACGATGCCTTACCAGATTGAAAACTGCTCTATCAAACGTCAGTTGGCTCTGGAGCAGGTATCCTCGGATTGACGATGCTAATACCGTTACTTGTGCAAGAATTATAACAGATCTTTTGTATCAATTTCTGAATATCAAAAAACCTACTCAAAACCCCTCTTGAAAGGTCAGGTTGAGTAGGTTTAGAACGTTGGAGCTTAGAGTTTTACTTCAATATCAACCCCAGCCGGTAAATCCAATTTCATCAAAGCATCAATGGTTTTAGAAGAAGGCTGATAAATATCAATAATGCGTCGATGGGTACGAGTCTCGAAGTGTTCCCGTGAATCTTTATCAACGTGAGGAGAACGCAATAAACAGTAAATCCGGCGTCTTGTGGGTAAAGGAATCGGCCCAATAGCAGTGGCGCTGGTACGATTAGCCGTATCTACAATTTTCTCACAGGAGGTATCAAGTAAACGGCGATCAAACGCTTTGAGACGAATCCGAATTTTTTGCTGTTGAATAGTAGCCATTTTGATGTTGAGTTTTCTAGGTTCAGGATGAAGGGTTTGATAAATTTTCGTTTTTCTAAGATAGAAGGCGGAGAAAAGGGAATCAAACCTTTCTCCTTTTCTGCCACCTTTCCATCAACCAGACTGTTTAATTCTGGTGTCTACTTCAAGATTTTGGACACAACGCCCGCACCCACAGTCCGGCCACCTTCACGAATAGCAAACCGCATCCCTTGTTCAATGGCGATAGGGTTGAGCAGTTGTACCGTCATTTTAATCCGGTCACCAGGCATAATCATTTCCGGTTGGCTGCCATCATCAGCAGTGAAAGCACTGATCGTTCCAGTCACGTCCGTTGTCCGTACATAGAACTGAGGACGATAGCCTTGGAAGAACGGTGTGTGACGACCGCCTTCTTCTTTGGTCAGAATGTAAACTTCGGATTCAAATTCAGTGTGAGGCGTGATCGAACCGGGTTTGGCAATCACCATTCCCCGTTCAATATCACCTTTCTGGATACCGCGTAACAGAAGTCCGGCGTTGTCTCCAGCCATCCCTTCATCCAGACTCTTCTTGAACATTTCTATTCCCGTAACGGTGGTAGCACGGGTTGCTTTAATTCCGACCAATTCAACGTTATCGCCCACCTTGACTTTACCCCGTTCAATCCGGCCCGTTGCCACTGTACCCCGTCCAGTAATGGAGAATACGTCTTCAACCGCCATCAGGAATGGTTTGTCAATATCACGCTCAGGAGTGGGGATATAGGCATCGACTTCTTCCATGAGTTTGTAGATTTTATCCACCCAAGGATTATCCCCTTTAGCTGTTTTGGGATTAGCAACCATTACATCTAAAGCTTCTTTGGCAGATCCAGCCACAATGGGGATATCATCACCGGGGAAATCGTAGGAGCTTAACAGTTCCCGCACTTCCAGTTCTACCAGTTCTAACAATTCAGCATCATCTACCATGTCTTCCTTGTTCAGGAACACAACGATATTGGGAACCCCGACCTGTTTGGCTAACAGGATGTGTTCACGGGTTTGTGGCATAGGGCCATCAGCCGCAGACACCACTAAAATTGCACCGTCCATCTGGGCGGCACCGGTGATCATGTTTTTCACATAGTCAGCGTGACCGGGGCAGTCAACGTGAGCATAGTGGCGATCTGCGGTTTCATACTCAACGTGAGCCGTATTGATCGTAATCCCCCGTGCTTTTTCTTCGGGTGCGGCATCAATTTCGTCGTATTTTTTAGCAGTGGCTTGACCCAGGGCTGCCAAAGTCATGGTAATTGCAGCCGTTAAAGTGGTTTTACCATGGTCAACGTGACCAATCGTACCGATGTTAACGTGGGGTTTTGTCCGTTCAAATTTTGCGCGTGCCATTTTGAATTACAAATTGAAAGT
This is a stretch of genomic DNA from Planktothrix tepida PCC 9214. It encodes these proteins:
- the rpsJ gene encoding 30S ribosomal protein S10, encoding MATIQQQKIRIRLKAFDRRLLDTSCEKIVDTANRTSATAIGPIPLPTRRRIYCLLRSPHVDKDSREHFETRTHRRIIDIYQPSSKTIDALMKLDLPAGVDIEVKL
- a CDS encoding ABC1 kinase family protein, whose amino-acid sequence is MTITPLQPSRSVFPPTVDVSSEFVEEHHQLPQPSEVTIDDESNQPALRYDPIAIADYYRSRVFQVWGRLLSIIGKLGFFALGLWLDGKGGKNLKTDRKRAIQLRTTLTELGPAFIKVGQALSTRPDLVPPLYLEELTKLQDQLPPFANEVAYQFIEEELGDRPENIYAELSPEPLAAASLGQVYKGKLKTGEVVAVKVQRPGLSESIALDIYILRTLAQWAKKTFKFIRSDLVAIMDEFGGRIYEEMDYNHEGRNAERFRQLYGNIQDIYVPRIYWEYTGRRVLTMEWINGSKLTNLEEVAAQGIDARYLIEVGVQCSLRQLLEHGFFHADPHPGNLLASPEGKLVYLDFGMMSEVKPYQRYGLLEAVVHLVNRDFEGLAKDYVKLEFLTPDTDLTPIVPALEKVFSNALGASVAELNFKSITDQLSELMYDYPFRVPAYYALIIRSLVTLEGIAINVDPNFKVLSKAYPYVAKRLLTDPSVELRTSLKDLLFKEGSFRWNRLENLLKNARNSDDYDINEVLNQTLDFLFSERGEFIREQLGNEFVKSIDVASRNALTTAQSKVAEWMGVKLVSTPAKEPQVTSTQNNLEHIQRIVSILQETKGFDPMLLVQRVPSLIVKPEVRQLSQKVAGELAQRAAARLIRELFLSSDPLISEDTKLEPPVERNGHSTQNKSTSQQPLSLPPSRYS
- a CDS encoding LON peptidase substrate-binding domain-containing protein; the encoded protein is MASFSSIAVRELPLFPLPEVVLFPGRPLPLHIFEFRYRIMMSTILNTDRRFGVLMFDPNQGQVASVGCCAEIVQYQRLPDDRIKMLTLGQQRFRVLEAVREKPYLVGLVEWIEDEPPQQDLRPLATEVERLLRDVVHLSGKLMEQNIELPDDIPDLPTELSYWVASNLYGVATEQQTLLEMQNTVARLEREVEILTSTRNHLAARTALKDALD
- the tuf gene encoding elongation factor Tu; this encodes MARAKFERTKPHVNIGTIGHVDHGKTTLTAAITMTLAALGQATAKKYDEIDAAPEEKARGITINTAHVEYETADRHYAHVDCPGHADYVKNMITGAAQMDGAILVVSAADGPMPQTREHILLAKQVGVPNIVVFLNKEDMVDDAELLELVELEVRELLSSYDFPGDDIPIVAGSAKEALDVMVANPKTAKGDNPWVDKIYKLMEEVDAYIPTPERDIDKPFLMAVEDVFSITGRGTVATGRIERGKVKVGDNVELVGIKATRATTVTGIEMFKKSLDEGMAGDNAGLLLRGIQKGDIERGMVIAKPGSITPHTEFESEVYILTKEEGGRHTPFFQGYRPQFYVRTTDVTGTISAFTADDGSQPEMIMPGDRIKMTVQLLNPIAIEQGMRFAIREGGRTVGAGVVSKILK